A single genomic interval of Daucus carota subsp. sativus chromosome 1, DH1 v3.0, whole genome shotgun sequence harbors:
- the LOC135150093 gene encoding cytosolic sulfotransferase 8-like: MEEGKIVYLCRDIKDTFVSLFHFSNRINYRPTPISLEHAFHLFCSGSSPSGPVWDQIMGYLKERVLFMRYEEMQNEPLVQLRRLAYCLGRPFFQEEENSELPDHIIKLCSFNTLSTLEVNKTGYCADK; encoded by the coding sequence ATGGAGGAGGGTAAGATAGTGTACTTGTGCAGGGACATCAAGGACACTTTTGTTTCACTCTTTCACTTTTCCAACAGGATCAACTACCGTCCCACTCCTATCTCTTTGGAACACGCCTTCCATTTGTTTTGCAGCGGATCAAGTCCTTCGGGGCCTGTTTGGGATCAAATCATGGGGTATTTGAAGGAAAGAGTGTTGTTTATGAGGTACGAAGAGATGCAAAATGAGCCTCTTGTTCAGCTGAGGCGTCTCGCATATTGTCTTGGAAGACCCTTCTTTCAAGAGGAAGAGAATTCAGAGTTGCCTGATCATATCATAAAGTTGTGTAGTTTTAATACTCTGAGCACACTAGAGGTTAACAAGACAGGATATTGTGCGGATAAATGa